Proteins co-encoded in one Spirosoma endbachense genomic window:
- a CDS encoding SLBB domain-containing protein translates to MRTTDKLSRFNHRIGPFYIGLVLLLLTGTYQASAQAPRSRVDQLSDEDVQNFYKRAQASGLSEAQIEQAAMSQGYTLDDIAKMRRRINDLRTRTSQPQTQTGTVTGRTLPTDLSQRTDSSVTTGVRKDTSRKLQVFGASLFENAKLSFEPNLRIATPRSYVVGPDDEIRIDISGASTGEFQLKVTPDGTVKVPNLPAIFVAGLTIEQAEQRIIARLRQGGYQGLGQSGSGTTANVTLTNIRSIRVTLVGEVVRPGTYTISSLGTAFNALYLAGGPNPETGSFRKINIIRGNRVIRTVDLYDFILRADQRDNVRLQDQDVIRVADYETHVELTGQVRRPAIFEVLPGETLKTVLGFAGGFADDAYQASITLRRNTARERRIVTITEEQLASFIPQRGDKYFVGKILERYENRVQLAGAVMRPGDYALEPGLETVKQLIGRGEGLRKDAFTNRATIIRERADMDRENLSFDLGKLLRGEIADIPLQSQDSLTVLSIRDLREPYYVTIEGAVNQPDTVDFVNNMTVADLIAQAGGFQEGAKPNLVEVARRIRQDSAGIRTTMLEIYRFSVDRNLQITPIESTSPEFRLQPFDIVYVRTSVNYEAQKQVTIYGEVMQPGNYAIYNREERISDLIKRVGGLKPEAYIAGAQLRRMGQVVGNDLRNILNDPGSEENLLLQNGDTLFIPRRSEIVSVQGALLNPSSVSFKADYKFEDYISEAGGYTDNARKSKGYVVYPNGRKDRTHKFLFFASRPTIEPGSTVIVPFKPLDNGRLSSAERIGILSLLATVSIALINVILR, encoded by the coding sequence ATGCGTACCACCGACAAATTGTCACGTTTTAACCACCGTATAGGACCGTTTTATATTGGTTTAGTACTATTACTACTGACAGGAACGTATCAGGCTAGTGCCCAGGCTCCTCGTTCGCGTGTTGATCAACTCAGTGACGAAGACGTACAGAATTTTTATAAGCGGGCACAGGCCAGCGGTTTAAGCGAAGCCCAGATCGAACAGGCAGCTATGTCGCAGGGCTATACCCTGGATGATATAGCGAAAATGCGAAGGCGGATCAATGACCTTCGTACGCGAACATCACAGCCTCAAACGCAAACGGGCACTGTAACCGGACGAACACTGCCGACAGATCTTTCCCAGCGAACTGATTCGTCAGTGACCACTGGTGTACGTAAGGATACAAGCCGAAAATTACAGGTATTTGGAGCCTCGTTATTTGAAAATGCCAAACTGTCATTTGAACCCAATCTGCGAATTGCTACTCCTCGCAGCTATGTGGTTGGTCCGGATGATGAAATAAGAATTGATATTTCAGGAGCATCGACTGGTGAATTTCAGTTGAAAGTTACGCCGGATGGCACAGTAAAGGTGCCTAATCTACCCGCCATCTTTGTGGCGGGGCTCACCATTGAACAGGCAGAACAACGCATTATTGCCCGGTTAAGGCAGGGAGGCTATCAAGGCCTTGGCCAATCGGGGAGTGGTACAACAGCCAACGTGACGCTAACCAATATTCGTAGTATTCGCGTTACACTGGTTGGTGAGGTCGTTCGGCCGGGTACATATACGATCTCATCGCTGGGAACAGCTTTTAATGCCCTTTATCTGGCAGGAGGCCCTAATCCGGAAACAGGCTCATTCCGAAAAATCAATATTATTCGGGGTAATCGCGTTATACGTACGGTCGACTTGTATGATTTTATTCTGAGAGCCGACCAACGGGACAATGTACGGCTACAAGATCAGGACGTTATTCGGGTCGCCGATTACGAAACGCATGTTGAATTGACAGGACAGGTACGAAGACCGGCTATTTTTGAAGTACTGCCCGGCGAAACGCTAAAAACAGTCCTGGGCTTTGCGGGCGGTTTTGCCGACGATGCCTATCAGGCGTCGATCACGCTTCGACGTAATACGGCCCGTGAACGGCGTATCGTTACAATTACCGAAGAACAGCTGGCTAGTTTTATCCCGCAGCGGGGTGATAAATATTTTGTTGGAAAAATTCTTGAGCGTTATGAAAACCGGGTTCAACTGGCAGGAGCTGTGATGCGCCCCGGCGATTATGCGCTTGAACCGGGCCTGGAAACAGTGAAACAATTGATTGGCCGGGGAGAAGGGCTACGGAAGGATGCCTTCACGAACCGGGCCACGATTATACGGGAACGAGCGGATATGGATCGGGAGAATTTATCATTCGATTTGGGGAAGCTTTTGCGGGGAGAAATTGCCGACATTCCACTTCAAAGTCAGGACAGCCTGACCGTATTGTCGATTCGGGATTTGCGGGAACCCTATTATGTAACGATCGAAGGCGCTGTTAATCAGCCTGATACCGTCGATTTTGTGAATAATATGACAGTGGCCGATCTGATTGCCCAGGCGGGTGGTTTTCAGGAAGGTGCCAAGCCAAATCTGGTTGAAGTCGCCCGACGAATTCGGCAGGACTCAGCGGGTATTCGAACTACTATGCTGGAGATATACCGGTTTTCAGTTGATCGCAATTTGCAGATTACTCCTATAGAAAGCACCTCGCCCGAATTTCGACTGCAACCCTTCGACATTGTTTATGTCCGAACGTCGGTTAATTATGAAGCGCAGAAACAGGTAACGATCTATGGCGAAGTGATGCAGCCCGGTAATTACGCTATCTACAACCGAGAGGAGCGCATTAGCGATCTGATTAAACGGGTTGGCGGCTTAAAGCCCGAAGCCTACATCGCTGGTGCCCAACTTCGACGGATGGGACAAGTAGTCGGAAATGACTTGCGAAATATTCTTAACGATCCTGGGTCTGAAGAGAACTTGCTGCTTCAAAATGGCGATACCTTATTCATACCCCGCCGATCAGAAATTGTTTCCGTTCAAGGCGCTTTACTAAATCCTTCATCAGTCAGTTTTAAGGCTGATTACAAATTTGAAGATTATATAAGTGAGGCAGGGGGATATACTGATAATGCCCGGAAAAGTAAAGGATATGTAGTATATCCAAATGGACGTAAAGACCGGACACATAAATTCTTGTTTTTTGCTTCTAGACCAACTATTGAGCCCGGCTCAACAGTGATCGTTCCCTTTAAGCCATTGGATAATGGTCGACTCAGCTCAGCAGAACGTATTGGGATTCTTTCCTTGTTAGCTACTGTTTCAATTGCTCTTATCAATGTCATTCTTCGTTAA
- the secA gene encoding preprotein translocase subunit SecA produces MINLIAKFFGTKSQRDIKELLPYVEKVNTEFARLKDLSNDELRRVSDELKAQIAEELGGIDNQLAELSEAASHPDVDVNEKERLFNQIDKLEADRNVELERVLLDILPRAFAVVKETARRFTENEQLTVTVNDFDREIASRKKNVVIDGDQAHWANSWDAAGSPIKWDMVHYDVQIIGGVVLHQGKIAEMATGEGKTLVATFPAFLNGLAGRGVHIVTVNDYLAKRDSEWMAPLFEFHGLRVDCIDKHQPNSVARKHAYLADITYGTNNEFGFDYLRDNMARETGELVQRKHHYAMVDEVDSVLIDDARTPLIISGPVPRGDEQDYIELKPRVARLVEAQRKLVYDYLNDAKKKIAAGDEKEGGLSLFRAYRGLPKHKPLIKFLTETGNKALLQKTESIYLAENQKLMPEADAPLYFTIDERHNGIDLTEKGIDFITGSGEDPNFFILPDLSIDLNAIDKDSEFSEQEKILHKESVVRDYAVKTQRINTVNQLLKAFCLFERDTEYVIMDGKVKIVDEQTGRIMEGRRWSDGLHQAVEAKENVKVEDATQTYATVTLQNYFRMYHKRAGMTGTAETEASEFWQIYKMDVVVIPTNRSISRKDEEDKVYRSVREKYNAVVDEITSLVEKGRPVLVGTTSVENSELLSRLLTLRKIQHQVLNAKYHQREAEIVATAGLPGTVTIATNMAGRGTDIKLTPDSRSSGGLAIIGTERHESRRVDRQLRGRSGRQGDPGTSQFFVSLEDSLMRLFGSERIAKVMDRMGLEEGEVIQHSMITKSIERAQKKVEENNFGIRKRLLEYDDVMNYQREAIYKRRRNALFGDRLPLDIANTMYDVVEETVNNAEGNYEEVKLQLLTTLGVTPELTSEEFGRMKKPDQIRRLYDEAESQYQAKNHAIADKALPVLTQVLNEQGSQIKNIVVPFSDGIHELTVVADLRKAVDSGGREIVTEMEKAVTLSVIDQEWKEHLREMDDLKQSVQNAVFEQKDPLLVYKFESVELFKRFLNKVNFDTISFLTKADIPAQEPEEVQQEIRQAPAQRRPEPQPKLHTNMEDFDDDHLATGPEEYARRMAENNAMGAGSPPMPAGPPRQPARVAKLDRNARVNVQYADGSVKRDVKFKTVENDVVSGKAMLIE; encoded by the coding sequence ATGATTAATCTGATAGCTAAATTTTTCGGTACCAAATCACAACGGGATATCAAGGAGTTGCTTCCTTACGTTGAGAAGGTCAATACCGAATTTGCCCGGTTAAAAGACCTTTCCAATGACGAGTTGCGCCGGGTATCGGATGAGCTAAAAGCTCAGATCGCTGAGGAACTTGGCGGCATCGACAATCAACTGGCTGAACTTAGTGAGGCCGCAAGTCACCCCGATGTAGACGTAAACGAGAAGGAGCGCCTGTTTAACCAGATCGACAAACTCGAAGCAGATCGCAATGTCGAACTGGAACGGGTTCTGTTAGACATCCTGCCTCGTGCCTTTGCTGTTGTCAAAGAAACCGCCCGTCGGTTTACAGAAAACGAGCAGTTGACCGTAACCGTCAATGATTTTGATCGCGAGATCGCTTCCCGTAAGAAAAACGTCGTTATCGATGGCGATCAGGCCCATTGGGCTAATAGCTGGGATGCAGCCGGTAGCCCGATTAAATGGGACATGGTCCATTATGATGTCCAGATTATTGGTGGAGTTGTGCTTCATCAGGGTAAAATTGCTGAAATGGCCACTGGTGAAGGTAAAACCCTCGTGGCTACGTTCCCCGCTTTCCTGAATGGCCTCGCCGGACGGGGTGTGCATATCGTTACGGTCAATGACTATCTGGCCAAGCGTGACTCCGAATGGATGGCTCCGCTTTTTGAATTCCACGGTCTTCGGGTTGATTGTATCGACAAACACCAGCCTAATTCAGTTGCTCGGAAGCATGCTTACCTGGCCGATATTACTTACGGAACAAACAACGAATTTGGCTTCGATTACCTCCGCGATAACATGGCCCGCGAAACAGGTGAGCTGGTTCAGCGGAAGCACCATTACGCCATGGTGGATGAGGTTGACTCCGTGTTGATCGATGACGCCCGTACTCCGTTAATTATCAGTGGCCCGGTGCCCCGCGGTGATGAACAGGATTATATTGAACTGAAGCCTCGTGTAGCACGCTTGGTTGAGGCACAGCGCAAGTTAGTCTACGATTACTTGAACGATGCCAAGAAGAAAATTGCGGCTGGTGACGAAAAAGAAGGGGGACTGTCGTTATTTCGGGCCTACCGTGGTTTGCCGAAACACAAACCGCTTATCAAGTTTTTGACCGAAACTGGCAACAAAGCACTGCTCCAGAAAACGGAATCCATTTATCTGGCCGAAAATCAGAAACTGATGCCCGAAGCCGATGCGCCACTCTATTTCACCATCGACGAGCGGCATAACGGCATTGATCTAACCGAAAAAGGCATTGATTTTATTACGGGTTCGGGCGAAGATCCTAATTTCTTTATCCTGCCTGACCTTTCGATCGATCTGAATGCGATCGATAAAGACAGCGAATTTTCGGAACAGGAAAAAATTCTCCATAAAGAATCCGTCGTTCGTGATTACGCCGTCAAAACACAGCGCATTAATACCGTCAATCAATTGCTGAAAGCGTTCTGTTTATTTGAACGCGATACGGAATATGTCATCATGGACGGCAAAGTAAAAATCGTTGATGAACAGACGGGGCGGATTATGGAAGGTCGTCGGTGGTCGGATGGCTTACACCAGGCGGTTGAAGCAAAAGAAAACGTAAAAGTTGAAGACGCTACGCAAACCTACGCAACGGTTACGCTCCAGAACTACTTCCGGATGTATCACAAGCGGGCGGGTATGACGGGTACTGCCGAAACCGAAGCCTCTGAATTTTGGCAGATTTATAAAATGGATGTGGTCGTTATTCCAACGAACCGATCCATTAGCCGGAAAGATGAAGAAGATAAAGTTTACCGCTCGGTCCGGGAAAAGTACAACGCGGTCGTCGATGAAATTACGAGTTTAGTTGAAAAAGGCAGACCCGTTCTGGTAGGTACAACCTCAGTCGAAAACTCCGAGTTGTTAAGCCGTCTGCTAACGCTGCGTAAAATTCAGCACCAGGTCCTGAATGCCAAGTACCACCAGCGCGAAGCCGAAATTGTGGCCACGGCTGGTTTACCGGGTACGGTAACGATTGCCACGAACATGGCCGGACGTGGTACGGATATTAAACTAACGCCCGATTCGCGGTCGTCAGGTGGGCTGGCCATTATTGGTACCGAACGGCACGAATCACGTCGGGTCGACCGGCAGTTGCGCGGTCGTTCAGGACGTCAGGGCGATCCAGGTACGTCGCAATTCTTCGTATCGCTCGAAGATAGCCTGATGCGCCTGTTTGGTTCCGAACGGATTGCTAAAGTTATGGACCGAATGGGGCTGGAAGAAGGCGAAGTGATTCAGCATTCCATGATTACGAAGTCGATCGAGCGGGCGCAGAAGAAAGTCGAAGAAAATAACTTCGGAATTCGGAAGCGGTTGCTGGAATATGACGATGTCATGAATTATCAGCGGGAAGCTATTTATAAACGGCGTCGGAATGCCCTCTTTGGTGATCGGTTACCGCTCGATATTGCCAACACAATGTATGACGTTGTGGAAGAAACCGTCAATAACGCCGAAGGCAATTACGAGGAAGTAAAGCTTCAGTTGTTAACCACACTCGGCGTTACGCCAGAGCTGACAAGCGAAGAGTTTGGCCGGATGAAAAAACCCGACCAGATCCGGCGCTTGTATGACGAAGCCGAATCGCAATACCAGGCCAAGAACCACGCAATTGCCGATAAGGCGTTGCCTGTATTGACCCAGGTGCTCAATGAGCAAGGTAGCCAGATCAAAAATATTGTGGTGCCATTTTCCGACGGTATTCATGAATTAACGGTTGTTGCCGATCTGCGGAAAGCTGTAGATTCGGGTGGACGAGAAATAGTGACGGAAATGGAAAAGGCCGTTACGCTGTCGGTGATTGACCAGGAATGGAAAGAGCACCTCCGCGAAATGGACGACCTGAAACAGTCGGTACAAAATGCTGTGTTCGAGCAAAAAGACCCTTTGCTGGTTTATAAATTCGAATCGGTGGAGTTGTTCAAGCGTTTCCTGAACAAGGTTAACTTCGATACGATCAGCTTCCTGACCAAAGCAGACATTCCGGCTCAGGAACCTGAAGAGGTACAGCAGGAAATTCGACAGGCTCCAGCTCAGCGTCGGCCCGAACCACAGCCGAAGCTACATACGAACATGGAGGACTTTGACGATGATCACCTCGCCACAGGTCCGGAAGAGTATGCACGTCGAATGGCCGAAAACAACGCAATGGGCGCTGGCTCTCCGCCCATGCCCGCCGGACCACCTCGCCAACCGGCGCGGGTAGCCAAACTTGACCGTAATGCCCGCGTCAACGTTCAGTACGCTGATGGTTCGGTAAAACGCGATGTAAAATTCAAGACGGTTGAAAACGATGTCGTAAGCGGTAAAGCGATGCTCATCGAATAA
- a CDS encoding glycosyltransferase gives MKKVRILHVSTAHPSQDPRLAYRVIPSLAPHYELIAALPHVSTGYRHGVNYLWLPKFRRVWLRILFSQPFVLWYALYTRPQLLHLYDPELLPLARFIQILLRIPVIYEVHENLYKKSPEKAQNQGAIVMQLFYWFDAMAQRRFYLIFTEHAYLDTYQHPANAHVVIYNYPLLSFLEKFRQPYDPDQEQPTFFYIGWMSVERAFDTLVAGLAILKKTHPKFQAHFFGERTFTNKDLNQFPDFTSIQDNVHFYGYTDQQQALPYVSRSTAGFALLKAVGDYPDSYTTKMFEYMALGLPVITSNFALYRQVVEYHQCGFCIDPTDPKQLAEALTYLIKHPDESRAMGERGRLAVKNYYNWESEAQKLLGFYETVLNQS, from the coding sequence ATGAAGAAAGTCCGCATTCTGCACGTCAGTACGGCTCATCCCTCTCAGGACCCACGATTAGCCTATCGGGTCATTCCAAGTCTGGCTCCCCATTACGAATTAATTGCAGCCTTACCCCATGTATCTACTGGTTACAGACATGGGGTTAACTATTTGTGGCTTCCCAAGTTTCGGCGCGTATGGCTGCGAATCCTGTTTAGTCAACCCTTCGTGCTTTGGTATGCGCTATATACCCGACCGCAATTGCTTCATTTGTATGATCCTGAGCTATTGCCGCTTGCCCGATTTATACAGATTTTGTTAAGAATACCGGTTATTTATGAAGTCCACGAGAACCTTTATAAAAAGTCGCCTGAAAAGGCCCAGAATCAGGGGGCCATTGTGATGCAGTTATTCTACTGGTTCGATGCAATGGCCCAACGCCGGTTTTACCTCATTTTCACCGAACATGCCTATCTCGATACGTATCAGCATCCAGCGAACGCGCACGTCGTTATTTATAATTATCCGCTCCTGTCTTTTTTAGAGAAATTTCGGCAACCGTATGATCCAGACCAGGAACAGCCAACTTTTTTTTATATCGGCTGGATGAGCGTCGAGCGGGCTTTCGATACGCTAGTGGCTGGATTAGCCATTCTGAAGAAAACGCATCCGAAATTTCAGGCTCATTTTTTCGGCGAACGAACCTTCACGAATAAAGACCTGAACCAGTTCCCCGATTTTACGTCCATTCAGGACAACGTACATTTCTACGGCTATACCGATCAACAGCAGGCTCTTCCCTACGTCAGCCGGTCAACAGCGGGTTTTGCGTTGCTCAAAGCCGTTGGCGACTACCCGGACTCCTATACGACTAAAATGTTCGAATACATGGCTTTAGGACTACCAGTAATTACCTCCAACTTTGCGCTCTATCGTCAAGTAGTCGAATACCATCAGTGCGGCTTTTGTATAGACCCTACTGACCCAAAGCAGTTGGCAGAGGCATTAACTTACCTCATTAAACATCCCGATGAAAGTCGGGCGATGGGTGAACGGGGTCGGTTGGCTGTTAAAAATTACTACAATTGGGAATCAGAAGCGCAAAAATTACTAGGCTTTTACGAAACGGTCCTGAACCAGTCGTAG
- a CDS encoding 3-oxoacyl-ACP synthase III family protein, with amino-acid sequence MYIHAVSHYLPTEVVGNEHFTRLNGLSSDWIIERTGIKERRKAAPGENTNTMTVDVVRRLMPKADLSTVDLIVGATYTPYDTIVSLAHEAQHLLGIADIPVVSISTACSSLLNAIEVVEGYFALNKASRALVIVSEHNTAYNNENDTISGHLWGDGAAALLITKERQSEGDFTIKALLTGGAAHTSKATTAVMMKPIDGGVTMPFGRDVFINACQYMPKATLQVLDRCGLTLADVDYVLPHQANLRISRNVMNTLGLPEEKLISNIQYYGNTGCAGCAIALSEQWDTFQKGQRIAVTVFGGGYSFGAMLIEV; translated from the coding sequence ATGTATATTCATGCAGTAAGTCATTACCTCCCCACAGAGGTAGTCGGCAATGAACATTTTACGAGGCTAAATGGCCTTTCCAGCGATTGGATAATTGAGCGTACCGGCATTAAGGAGCGCCGTAAAGCGGCTCCCGGTGAGAATACAAATACCATGACAGTTGATGTGGTTCGGCGGCTGATGCCCAAAGCCGACCTCTCGACTGTTGATTTGATTGTTGGGGCAACCTATACGCCTTACGATACGATCGTCTCACTGGCTCACGAGGCTCAACATCTACTTGGCATTGCTGATATTCCGGTCGTATCGATCTCAACGGCCTGTTCGTCGTTACTCAATGCAATTGAGGTGGTAGAAGGTTATTTTGCGCTCAACAAGGCGAGTCGCGCTCTGGTTATTGTGTCTGAACATAATACAGCCTACAATAACGAGAATGATACAATCTCCGGGCATTTATGGGGCGACGGTGCCGCTGCACTACTGATTACGAAAGAGCGCCAGAGCGAAGGTGATTTTACGATCAAAGCCTTATTAACGGGCGGAGCGGCTCACACCTCCAAAGCGACCACGGCGGTTATGATGAAACCCATAGATGGAGGTGTTACAATGCCCTTCGGTCGCGATGTGTTCATCAATGCGTGTCAATATATGCCTAAGGCGACGTTACAGGTACTTGACCGTTGTGGCCTGACCCTCGCCGACGTTGATTATGTGCTTCCGCATCAGGCGAACCTACGTATTTCACGCAATGTGATGAATACGCTCGGCCTCCCGGAAGAAAAGCTTATCTCGAACATTCAGTACTACGGCAATACGGGTTGCGCCGGTTGCGCTATTGCGCTCTCGGAGCAATGGGACACGTTTCAGAAAGGCCAGCGCATTGCTGTAACCGTCTTTGGCGGTGGTTATTCATTCGGAGCAATGCTTATTGAAGTCTAG
- a CDS encoding M1 family metallopeptidase — MKKIALWAGLWAFSLISFAQNAPSSTSAVGSKYDPLALFHPLFNMQPGNDYRTGSGAPGPRYWQNRSDYQINVALDDQQNTITGEVTITYKNNSPETLAYLWLQLDQNAFSDTSRASKTTPVTGGRFGNQGFAGGLSITSVTVDQGKNKFATVPYEITDTRMQVRLAEPVKPGGDVVKVKVAYSFKIPEYGSDRMGQLKRKDGIIYEIAQWYPRMCVYDDIEGWNVLPYLGAGEFYLDYGDYEYNVTVPWDHIVVGSGELLNPNDVLTADQIKRLAQAHQSDKTVIIRGKDEVADANSRPKKSGTLTWKFRCQNTRDVAWASSKAFVWDAAKMNLPSGKTALAQSVYPVESATNDSWGRSTEYVKGCVEFYSKYLYEFSYPVATNVAGIVGGMEYPGIIFCDHKSRKDGLWGVTDHEFGHNWFPMIVGNNERKFPWMDEGFNTFINTLSTTNFNKGEYDRERGTMHDIAPALFYPAEPIMTIPDVQQARALGILAYYKPGMGLKLLREVVLGPDRFDFAFKNYVSRWAFKHPTPYDFFRSMEDGAGEDLGWFWRGFFYETWKLDQGIKEVKYVDGSAEKGSLISIENLEKFAMPATIEVTESNGKKGRVNLPIEVWQRGGTWTFKYNSTSPLKTVVLDPDEKLPDVNEKNNTWRAEAQ; from the coding sequence ATGAAAAAAATCGCTCTTTGGGCGGGGCTATGGGCGTTTAGCTTAATTTCTTTCGCTCAGAACGCACCGTCGTCAACGTCGGCAGTGGGGTCAAAATATGATCCTCTTGCTTTGTTTCATCCCTTATTCAATATGCAGCCGGGCAACGACTACAGAACCGGCAGTGGTGCCCCTGGGCCTCGCTACTGGCAGAACCGCTCGGACTATCAGATTAACGTTGCGCTCGATGATCAGCAAAATACGATTACCGGTGAGGTAACGATTACGTATAAAAATAACTCACCCGAAACGCTGGCCTATCTGTGGTTACAACTCGACCAGAATGCTTTTAGCGATACGTCCAGGGCTTCTAAAACAACGCCCGTAACAGGCGGACGATTTGGGAATCAGGGCTTTGCTGGTGGCCTTTCCATCACGAGTGTGACTGTTGATCAGGGAAAAAATAAATTCGCAACGGTTCCTTACGAGATTACCGACACCCGGATGCAGGTGCGATTGGCTGAGCCAGTCAAACCAGGTGGCGATGTGGTGAAAGTAAAAGTCGCCTATTCGTTTAAAATCCCCGAATACGGTTCTGACCGGATGGGGCAACTGAAGCGTAAAGATGGTATCATTTACGAAATCGCGCAGTGGTATCCACGGATGTGTGTTTACGATGACATTGAAGGCTGGAACGTACTGCCTTATCTGGGAGCGGGCGAGTTTTACCTCGATTACGGCGATTATGAATACAATGTGACTGTACCCTGGGATCATATTGTTGTTGGTTCGGGCGAACTCCTGAATCCGAACGATGTACTGACCGCCGACCAGATCAAACGGTTGGCGCAGGCTCACCAGAGTGATAAAACGGTTATTATTCGCGGTAAGGATGAAGTAGCTGATGCGAATTCCCGCCCTAAGAAATCGGGTACACTAACCTGGAAATTCCGTTGTCAGAACACGCGCGATGTTGCCTGGGCTTCATCGAAAGCGTTCGTATGGGATGCGGCAAAAATGAATCTGCCGAGTGGTAAAACGGCTCTTGCTCAATCTGTGTATCCGGTTGAAAGCGCTACCAACGATTCATGGGGCCGCTCTACGGAGTATGTGAAAGGTTGTGTGGAGTTCTATTCCAAATACCTCTATGAATTCAGCTATCCGGTAGCAACCAATGTGGCTGGCATTGTGGGCGGCATGGAGTATCCGGGTATTATTTTTTGTGATCATAAAAGCCGTAAGGATGGGTTATGGGGCGTTACAGACCATGAGTTTGGGCATAACTGGTTCCCAATGATTGTCGGCAATAATGAACGGAAATTCCCCTGGATGGATGAAGGATTTAATACCTTCATCAATACATTGTCTACGACCAACTTTAATAAAGGTGAATATGACCGGGAGCGTGGCACCATGCATGATATAGCTCCGGCTCTGTTTTATCCGGCCGAGCCAATCATGACCATTCCTGATGTGCAGCAGGCGCGTGCACTGGGTATTCTGGCCTACTATAAGCCTGGTATGGGCTTGAAACTCCTGCGCGAGGTTGTACTTGGTCCGGATCGCTTCGACTTTGCGTTTAAAAATTATGTTAGCCGTTGGGCGTTCAAACACCCGACACCATATGATTTCTTCCGAAGTATGGAAGATGGTGCTGGCGAAGATTTAGGCTGGTTCTGGCGTGGTTTCTTCTACGAGACCTGGAAATTGGACCAGGGTATTAAGGAAGTAAAGTACGTAGATGGTTCTGCCGAGAAAGGCTCGCTGATTTCGATCGAAAATCTGGAGAAATTTGCGATGCCTGCAACCATTGAAGTGACAGAAAGTAATGGTAAGAAAGGCCGCGTTAATCTGCCGATAGAAGTCTGGCAGCGTGGTGGGACCTGGACGTTCAAATATAATTCGACGTCGCCATTGAAGACGGTTGTTCTTGATCCGGATGAAAAACTGCCGGATGTCAATGAAAAGAACAATACCTGGCGGGCAGAAGCTCAATAG
- a CDS encoding cytochrome c oxidase subunit 3, with product MGNFITKRREPFRFMVWLGIASSVMLFTILLVTYIIRRTGPDWADVKLPNVFLISTVVIVLSSFTLNNATQAFRHERFGSYRTNIATTLVLGTLFILLQGWGWRQMILAGIKLEGNPAGGFVYIISGIHLLHILIGLIFLVIALAEALRRRPYVDSFVYSVNPPNQLKIRLITLYWHFVDILWVGLFVFLLIHHGLDLRLSF from the coding sequence ATGGGTAATTTCATCACGAAACGGCGGGAGCCGTTCCGCTTTATGGTTTGGCTTGGAATTGCGAGTAGCGTCATGCTCTTCACTATTCTTCTGGTGACCTATATTATCCGCCGAACCGGACCAGACTGGGCCGATGTGAAATTACCCAACGTGTTTTTAATCAGCACAGTAGTAATCGTCCTGAGTAGCTTTACGCTTAATAACGCAACACAGGCGTTTCGGCACGAACGATTTGGCAGTTACCGCACAAATATTGCGACGACGCTGGTGCTGGGAACCTTGTTTATACTACTTCAGGGCTGGGGCTGGCGACAGATGATTTTAGCGGGTATCAAATTAGAAGGTAATCCGGCGGGCGGTTTTGTCTATATCATCTCCGGAATACACTTGCTGCATATTTTAATTGGCTTGATTTTTTTAGTTATTGCGTTGGCTGAAGCGTTACGCCGTCGGCCTTACGTCGACTCGTTTGTTTACAGTGTCAATCCGCCCAATCAGCTTAAAATCCGACTTATTACGCTCTATTGGCATTTTGTTGATATTCTTTGGGTGGGCCTGTTTGTATTTCTATTGATTCATCATGGTCTTGATTTACGGCTATCTTTCTAA